A window of the Gossypium arboreum isolate Shixiya-1 chromosome 2, ASM2569848v2, whole genome shotgun sequence genome harbors these coding sequences:
- the LOC108461803 gene encoding protein PSK SIMULATOR 1-like, whose protein sequence is MGREMVESWFGGSWWNPRKSASESTDKVVLGILAFEVAGLMSKVVNLWHSLDDREIFRLREEIANSIGIQRLVSDDESYVMDLALNEVIENFGHLATYVARLGKKCTDPIYHHFEAFINDPLLNNMEWFGWEYRWKKMEKKMKKMERFVAVTMQLTQELEVLAELEQTLRRMQRNPELDRVKLLEFQQKVILQRQEVKNLREMSPWVRTYDYIVRFLLRSLLTILERIKNVFGTNQMVPVERNDDFESVNSDYLSRSHSFSTVIPSSVYPSDHNLCGFSSGPLGRSFSKSMSITGKHRTNSKHLHSHYHSTALHGKQPHSRTKRAGQSAFGPFKGCMLAGSISPVLDSYKPIGTISTRFSGAYPKNIDNLKMEPLSRSYNIYSKLSIFNTKRLLNAPISTLGGAALSLRYANLIILIEKLVSSPHLISVDTRDDLYTMLPTTMRNALRVKLKPFAKSLASSIYDASLAAEWSLALVRILEWLAPLAHNTIRWQSEHNLEEQHIVSGSNILLVQTLHFADQAKTEAAITELLVGLNYVYRIGGAHNDKSLPESAGNGCAQYLLKRDDKR, encoded by the coding sequence ATGGGACGCGAGATGGTTGAGTCGTGGTTTGGTGGTTCGTGGTGGAATCCAAGGAAGAGTGCTTCAGAGAGTACCGACAAAGTGGTGCTTGGAATCTTGGCTTTTGAAGTTGCCGGTTTGATGTCCAAGGTGGTGAATTTATGGCATTCTTTGGATGATAGGGAGATCTTTAGGTTGAGAGAAGAGATTGCAAACTCGATAGGAATTCAAAGGCTTGTATCCGATGATGAAAGTTACGTTATGGATCTTGCATTGAACGAGGTAATCGAGAATTTTGGACATCTGGCGACGTACGTGGCTAGGCTTGGGAAGAAATGCACTGACCCTATATATCATCATTTTGAAGCCTTCATAAATGATCCGTTATTGAACAATATGGAGTGGTTTGGGTGGGAATATCGATGGAAAAAGATGgagaaaaaaatgaagaaaatggagAGATTTGTTGCGGTTACGATGCAGTTGACACAAGAGTTGGAAGTGTTGGCGGAACTTGAGCAAACTCTTAGGAGGATGCAGAGAAATCCCGAGTTAGATCGGGTGAAATTACTCGAGTTTCAACAGAAGGTTATATTGCAGCGTCAAGAAGTAAAAAACCTACGCGAGATGTCTCCATGGGTTAGAACTTATGATTACATTGTCCGATTTCTGTTGAGATCACTATTAACGATACTCGAGAGGATAAAAAATGTGTTCGGGACCAACCAAATGGTACCGGTTGAGAGGAATGATGATTTCGAATCTGTTAATAGTGATTATCTTTCACGCAGCCATTCCTTTTCTACTGTAATACCGTCTTCAGTATACCCTTCCGATCATAATCTATGTGGGTTCTCATCTGGACCTCTTGGCAGGTCATTCTCGAAGTCCATGTCTATCACTGGAAAGCATCGAACCAACAGCAAGCATCTACATTCTCATTATCACTCCACTGCTTTACACGGCAAGCAGCCACATTCGAGAACAAAACGAGCAGGTCAATCTGCGTTTGGTCCTTTTAAAGGATGCATGTTGGCAGGAAGTATTTCTCCCGTTTTAGATAGCTACAAACCAATTGGCACTATATCTACAAGGTTCAGCGGTGCTTACCCCAAAAATATCGACAATTTGAAGATGGAGCCATTGTCCCGTAGCTATAATATATACTCTAAGCTATCCATTTTCAATACCAAACGGTTGTTGAATGCTCCTATATCGACACTTGGTGGTGCTGCATTGTCTCTCCGTTATGCAAACTTGATTATTTTGATAGAGAAACTAGTTTCGTCGCCTCACTTGATCAGCGTCGATACAAGAGACGACCTATACACTATGTTACCTACCACTATGAGAAATGCTCTTCGTGTTAAACTGAAGCCGTTTGCAAAGTCTTTAGCTTCATCAATATACGATGCTTCCCTTGCAGCGGAGTGGAGCTTGGCACTAGTGCGGATTTTGGAATGGTTGGCTCCTCTTGCTCACAATACGATTAGGTGGCAATCCGAGCATAACCTTGAAGAGCAGCATATAGTTTCTGGGTCAAATATACTTTTGGTACAGACACTACACTTTGCGGATCAAGCAAAAACTGAGGCAGCTATCACGGAGCTTCTTGTTGGCCTTAATTACGTGTATAGGATTGGCGGAGCCCACAATGACAAATCTTTGCCAGAATCTGCTGGCAATGGCTGTGCCCAATATTTGCTCAAAAGGGATGACAAGAGATGA